AAATAAGTACTCCGCCCCGACTCTCCAATCGTACGCAGGACTCACGCGAGTTGACACTTGAGGCTCCAGGTCGAAGAAATTGACTTTTCCAGTCTGGACGCCGGCATTGAACAGCATCTTTGACCAGTCCGTTCGACCGAAGTCGGCAGCCAGAGTGACTTTGTCCGAAGGTTTCAACGCGAGTCCGAGATTCAATGTAGACGGCCACTCCAATTCTGTTGTGGTATCGGGGAGTGGTATCAACGGATCCTCGATATTCGTGTCCACTCTTACCTTCAGCGTGTAGTCCGCAGAAAAACCAGACCGGTAGCGAATTCCGACATTCGCGTACTTATACTGCAGTAACATTCCCAGGTCAAAATTCCATGCAGATAACGCGTTCGTCTGCGTGAACGACAGAAACTCCACATCCTCCGGATCTTCTACGATCGTTTCAGAAGTAAAGCTGGAAGAATCCCAGTCCCCTTTCCAGTGATTGATCGCAACTCCAATCAGCATTCTCCGTGTTGCCGAAATAGCCAGGGAGCCGGAATAGATCCGGATCCCTCCGGACTGATCGGTGACTTGCTGTATATCGACCACAGGATTTCCCTCAGAATCGATTTCGCTAAAAAGCCGGTCGCCATGATAAGTGAGATCCACCGCTTTCTGCGTGGAGAATTGTGCCGCCCATCTTCGGTCTCCGACTGCAAACGGAAGACTGAAAGAAAGGAAATTCAAGCTGTTCCGGTCGAATTGCGCCTCCGAATCGCTAAGGGGAAGAGGTGCCTCAACCGGATCGAGCACCACAAAATCGAGATACTGGTCCTGTAGATCTAAGTGATCAAAGACAACAGAAGCTTCAGGAACAACAAGCTGTGCCAGTCCTGCCGGATTAAAAGATGCAGCCGTCGCATCATCAGCAACTGCTGTAAATGCTCCGCCCATTCCAGCAGCGCGAGCTCCCGATCCAACAAGTGTAAAAGTGCTTCGCAACTGCTCCGAAATGATCAGATTAAACGGGACCTGCGCATAAACAGGAGTGGCAAAAATCATCAGGCAAAAGATTAGAATGGATGGTCTCGCTCTATTGCCGATCATGGATCCAAAGATGAAATGATCTTACCACACGGTAACTCTTTAAATGATTACCCGCGGCTTTCCAAATCATTACATCTTTGAAAGAGATTTACTCTGAACAAAAATCAGATCACGCAATTTTTGTACGAGCGATTGAGGCGCAGCGTATTCAGGATGGCTGCGATAAAGCGCGGTGCAACGTTGTAATTCATGAAGTCGTCGTATCTGTTGAATCGTGATTTCTTTCGTTGTCCGAACCGGATGTTCAGCAAACAACAGGTCATCGGGATCTACTCGCCCCGATCTTATCGCAAACGCAATCCGTTTTGCGCAGCGGCAAGAATTTTTCGTATTGACGATACCGCAATGATGATTCATAAATTTTCGGATCCGATTTCGCGCGCGGGAAAGGCGTTTACGGAAGCTCGTGCGTGTAATGCCCACAACTTCTGCTCCTTCCTGACTGCTGAGTTCGAGAATATCACCCAAAATGTAGGCGAGCCTGTGCTCGCGATCCAGACAAAGCAACATACCGTGAGTGCAACCTATCTTAATCTCCTGGATCATGAGTTCTCTATCGATGGAACTCTCTTCGAGCAAAGGACGTTGCTTTAATCCTTCTTCCAACTGCTTACCAAAATCTTCAAACGTGATTTCTTCCCTTTCCGCAAGACGCTTCCGGGTTGAGAGAAGATAGTTCGAAGCGACTTGATAAACCCAGGTTGTAAAAGCGCTTTCGTTGCGGAAGGTGCCCAGATGCGTCAGGATCCTGATCAAAATCTCTTGTGTAGCATCCTCCGCATCGGCCGGGCGCCATAGCATTCGCATGGCAAGACCGTACACGCGATCCTGAATCCGCAGAACCACTTCTTCAAGCGCGGACCTATCGCCTTGTTTGGCCAACTCCACTAGTTGCTCTAATTCCATTTTACTGAGCCGAACCTCCCAGAATTTCACAAAGACGTTTCAACTCAGCTTGCAGAACCTGCGACTGTTGTTCAAGAGCTCCTTCCAATTGCTCCAGAGGGACGGGAGGAGGCATCAAAATAAACACAAAAATGCAGCGCCGATCGCCCGCCAGTAGCAAACGCGAAAAAGCTGATGCCATCGTTCCATCCGGAAAA
This genomic stretch from bacterium harbors:
- a CDS encoding RNA polymerase sigma factor, which gives rise to MELEQLVELAKQGDRSALEEVVLRIQDRVYGLAMRMLWRPADAEDATQEILIRILTHLGTFRNESAFTTWVYQVASNYLLSTRKRLAEREEITFEDFGKQLEEGLKQRPLLEESSIDRELMIQEIKIGCTHGMLLCLDREHRLAYILGDILELSSQEGAEVVGITRTSFRKRLSRARNRIRKFMNHHCGIVNTKNSCRCAKRIAFAIRSGRVDPDDLLFAEHPVRTTKEITIQQIRRLHELQRCTALYRSHPEYAAPQSLVQKLRDLIFVQSKSLSKM